Proteins co-encoded in one Hyalangium ruber genomic window:
- the modC gene encoding molybdenum ABC transporter ATP-binding protein has protein sequence MMEVSLRLPLARFTLEVEVRFSSASVAVMGRSGSGKTSLLETLAGLRRGARGRLEVGGRVLMDSMAGVEVPPEARCMGYVPQDSLLFPHLTARENIRFGVRKGRPSRVEEAVALLELEPLLHRYPATLSGGERQRVALARALATDPALLLLDEPLAALDVALKERVLPYLLRIRDEARVPLLYVTHQLGEARVLAQEALLLEAGRVRAVGPADRVFGGAARGVLGLEGEENILEGVLERPAGGGLRLRVSEGLGLWVPEGPELSTGARAAYAVLAEDILLSMAPLTGVSARNVLEGAVSRVEEAGVADRVLMVEVAGVPLAVRVTDAAVRELGVVVGSRVFLAVKSSACRRLR, from the coding sequence ATGATGGAGGTATCCCTGAGACTGCCGCTGGCGCGCTTCACCCTGGAGGTGGAGGTGCGCTTCTCCTCCGCGTCGGTGGCGGTGATGGGGCGCTCCGGCTCGGGGAAGACGTCGCTGCTGGAGACGCTGGCGGGGCTGCGTCGCGGCGCGCGGGGACGGCTGGAGGTGGGCGGCCGCGTGTTGATGGACTCGATGGCGGGCGTGGAGGTGCCTCCCGAGGCGCGGTGCATGGGCTACGTGCCCCAGGACTCGTTGCTCTTTCCCCACCTCACCGCGCGGGAGAACATCCGCTTCGGCGTGCGCAAGGGGCGGCCCTCGCGCGTGGAGGAGGCGGTGGCCCTGCTGGAGCTGGAGCCGCTGCTGCACCGCTACCCGGCCACGCTCTCGGGCGGGGAGCGGCAGCGCGTGGCGCTCGCGCGGGCCCTGGCGACGGATCCGGCGCTGCTGCTGCTGGATGAGCCGTTGGCCGCGCTGGACGTGGCCCTCAAGGAGCGGGTGCTGCCCTACCTGCTGCGCATCCGGGACGAGGCGCGGGTGCCGCTGCTCTACGTCACCCATCAGCTCGGCGAGGCGCGGGTGCTGGCCCAGGAAGCGCTGCTGCTGGAGGCGGGCCGCGTGCGAGCGGTGGGCCCCGCGGACCGGGTGTTCGGCGGCGCGGCGCGTGGGGTGCTGGGGCTGGAGGGAGAGGAGAACATCCTGGAGGGCGTGCTGGAGCGGCCGGCGGGAGGCGGGCTGCGCCTGCGCGTCTCCGAGGGCCTGGGCCTCTGGGTGCCGGAGGGCCCGGAGCTGAGCACGGGGGCGCGTGCCGCCTATGCGGTGCTCGCCGAGGACATCCTTCTGTCCATGGCGCCGCTTACCGGTGTCTCCGCGCGCAACGTGCTGGAGGGCGCCGTGTCCCGCGTGGAGGAGGCTGGCGTGGCGGACCGTGTCCTCATGGTGGAGGTGGCCGGCGTGCCGCTCGCCGTGCGGGTCACCGACGCGGCCGTGCGCGAGCTGGGCGTGGTGGTCGGCTCGCGCGTGTTCCTGGCGGTGAAGAGCTCCGCGTGCCGACGCCTGCGGTGA